One Brachybacterium aquaticum genomic region harbors:
- a CDS encoding NAD-dependent malic enzyme: protein MSPMPSVSYSITIRLEFAARSAAVSDITGRIEQHGATVTALDVAASGPERMRADITVLTGGHDHAMEVVDSLKELEGVELGKVSDRTFLAHLGGKLTVESKVPIRHRDDLSMVYTPGVARVVKAIAENPEDARRLTIKRNTVAVVSDGSAILGLGDLGPLAAMPVMEGKAALFKRFANIDAFPICLDAHSVEDIVAHVKAIAPVFAGINLEDISAPRCFEIEDRLRAELDIPVFHDDQHGTAIVVVAALRNALRVVEKDIETARIVLSGAGAAGTAILRLLRAAGARDIVVTDIHGIVHEYREQLEGRLPWIAEVTNPRELTGTLHDAIEGADVFIGVSAGNILSAEDVATMADRSIVFAMANPTPEIDPSEAAKHAEVVATGRSDFANQINNVLAFPGVFRGLLDAHATRVSDRMLLAAAKALADVVSAEELNPTYIVPSVFHEGVTKAVASAVEQVAREEAGTVDSITGAMSAVYADEITLEG, encoded by the coding sequence ATGTCACCGATGCCTTCCGTCAGCTACTCCATCACGATCCGGCTCGAGTTCGCGGCCCGCTCAGCAGCCGTCAGCGACATCACCGGGCGGATCGAACAGCACGGCGCGACGGTCACGGCGCTGGACGTCGCCGCCTCGGGTCCCGAGCGGATGCGCGCCGACATCACGGTGCTCACCGGCGGGCACGACCATGCGATGGAGGTCGTCGACTCGCTGAAGGAGCTCGAGGGCGTCGAGCTGGGCAAGGTCTCGGACCGCACCTTCCTCGCCCACCTCGGCGGGAAGCTCACCGTGGAGTCGAAGGTGCCGATCCGTCACCGCGACGACCTCTCGATGGTCTACACCCCGGGCGTGGCCCGCGTGGTCAAGGCGATCGCCGAGAACCCGGAGGACGCGCGCCGCCTCACCATCAAGCGCAACACCGTCGCGGTCGTCTCCGACGGCTCCGCGATCCTTGGCCTGGGCGACCTCGGCCCGCTCGCCGCGATGCCGGTGATGGAGGGCAAGGCGGCGCTGTTCAAGCGCTTCGCCAACATCGACGCGTTCCCGATCTGCCTGGACGCCCACTCCGTCGAGGACATCGTCGCCCACGTCAAGGCGATCGCCCCGGTCTTCGCCGGCATCAACCTCGAGGACATCTCCGCCCCGCGCTGCTTCGAGATCGAGGACCGGCTGCGCGCCGAGCTGGACATCCCCGTCTTCCACGACGACCAGCACGGCACCGCCATCGTGGTCGTCGCGGCGCTCCGCAACGCCCTGCGCGTGGTGGAGAAGGACATCGAGACCGCGCGCATCGTGCTCTCCGGCGCGGGAGCGGCCGGCACCGCGATCCTGCGCCTGCTGCGCGCCGCCGGGGCCCGCGACATCGTCGTCACCGACATCCACGGCATCGTCCACGAGTACCGCGAGCAGCTCGAGGGCCGCCTGCCCTGGATCGCCGAGGTCACCAACCCCCGCGAGCTCACCGGCACCCTGCACGACGCGATCGAGGGGGCGGACGTGTTCATCGGCGTCAGCGCCGGGAACATCCTCTCCGCCGAGGACGTCGCCACCATGGCCGACCGCTCGATCGTGTTCGCGATGGCGAACCCGACGCCAGAGATCGACCCGTCCGAGGCCGCGAAGCATGCCGAGGTCGTCGCCACCGGACGCAGCGACTTCGCCAACCAGATCAACAACGTCCTCGCCTTCCCCGGCGTGTTCCGCGGCCTGCTGGACGCCCACGCCACCCGCGTCAGCGACCGGATGCTGCTGGCCGCGGCGAAGGCCCTGGCCGACGTCGTCTCCGCCGAGGAGCTCAACCCCACCTACATCGTCCCCAGCGTCTTCCACGAGGGCGTGACAAAGGCGGTCGCGAGCGCGGTCGAGCAGGTCGCCCGCGAGGAGGCCGGCACCGTCGACTCCATCACCGGCGCGATGTCCGCGGTGTACGCCGACGAGATCACCCTCGAGGGCTGA
- a CDS encoding VanZ family protein, whose amino-acid sequence MDAVAEFFRRVPLEIERAGGTLPWRAGLLGLALLLNIGFYVPLDGAGAGVPGLDKAVHLLVFALTVFAAGRVLAPRRRFPMGWVVVVALVHAVAIEVIQHVALAGRIGDPVDVLFDAVGIALGVALWVAERQLRRTAAVHEVEPEAPPVEAHSR is encoded by the coding sequence ATGGACGCCGTCGCCGAGTTCTTCCGCCGCGTGCCCCTCGAGATCGAGCGGGCGGGCGGCACCCTGCCGTGGCGGGCCGGACTGCTGGGCCTCGCGCTCCTGCTCAACATCGGCTTCTACGTCCCGCTGGACGGTGCGGGCGCGGGTGTGCCGGGGCTGGACAAGGCCGTGCACCTGCTGGTCTTCGCGCTGACGGTCTTCGCGGCCGGTCGCGTGCTGGCACCGCGGCGACGCTTCCCGATGGGCTGGGTGGTGGTCGTCGCTCTCGTGCACGCCGTGGCCATCGAGGTGATCCAGCACGTCGCCCTGGCCGGGCGCATTGGCGATCCGGTCGACGTGCTCTTCGACGCCGTGGGCATCGCCCTCGGCGTCGCCCTGTGGGTCGCCGAGCGGCAGCTGCGCCGCACCGCCGCCGTGCACGAGGTGGAGCCGGAGGCCCCGCCCGTCGAGGCGCACAGCCGCTGA
- a CDS encoding DUF3039 domain-containing protein, producing the protein MSSTSDPSRMDPYSDDPGAAPTAVLDRQVQEQEQTTDDGDHDRFAHYVRKDRITQAALGGTPVIALCGKVWVPGRDPDKYPVCPECKEIYDGMREPNDGGDGKGGSGGGRGGFRGFFGGRR; encoded by the coding sequence ATGTCCTCCACGTCCGACCCGTCCCGGATGGACCCCTACAGCGACGATCCCGGCGCCGCCCCCACCGCGGTGCTGGACCGTCAGGTCCAGGAGCAGGAGCAGACCACCGACGACGGCGACCACGACCGGTTCGCCCACTACGTGCGCAAGGACAGGATCACCCAGGCCGCCCTCGGCGGCACCCCGGTGATCGCGCTGTGCGGCAAGGTGTGGGTGCCCGGCCGCGACCCCGACAAGTACCCGGTGTGCCCGGAGTGCAAGGAGATCTACGACGGGATGCGCGAGCCGAACGACGGCGGTGACGGCAAGGGCGGCTCCGGCGGGGGCCGCGGAGGCTTCCGCGGCTTCTTCGGCGGCCGCCGCTGA
- a CDS encoding DEAD/DEAH box helicase has protein sequence MNTTPSLFSQNDPRQPSEAAARSLPVAYPERAAWGTVPKLRAWQAEALEQYRSRAPKDFLAVATPGAGKTTFALQIAAGLLSEGTVRRVTVVAPTEHLKTQWADAAARVGISLDPNFSNSQGTHGSHYQGVALTYAQIGMHPALHRARTEADRTLVILDEIHHAGDSRTWGDGVREAFDPATRRLALTGTPFRSDDSQIPFVTYEEDGEGFLRSKADYTYGYGEALRDHVVRPVLFMTYSGRMHWRTKTGDEVSAQLGALETKDITQQAWRTALDPKGEWIQSVLSAADRRLTEVRRHVPDAGGLVIATDQKAARAYAATLKDLCGQEPTVVLSDDAGANKRIEEFSASDDRWMVAVRMVSEGVDVPRLAVGVYATSTSTPMFFAQAVGRFVRSRTRGETASVFLPTVPILMAHAAALEAERDHVLDRRPKGGDEETGLDEGLVEQANRTERASDQLEMSFEALESEASFDRVLFDGGEYGAGGMVGSEDEQEFLGIPGLLDADQMRVVLQQQQAQQQARRQKNGTADRPQTPGVVDHRRLMDLRKELSSLVSAWAKKSGTPHGAVHNTLRSRSGGPAVAQASAEQIEERISIVRGWFVGRR, from the coding sequence GTGAACACCACACCCTCGCTCTTCTCCCAGAACGACCCGCGCCAGCCCTCCGAGGCGGCGGCGAGGTCGCTCCCCGTCGCCTACCCCGAGCGCGCCGCCTGGGGCACCGTCCCCAAGCTCCGCGCCTGGCAGGCGGAGGCGCTCGAGCAGTACCGCAGTCGCGCCCCGAAGGACTTCCTGGCCGTCGCGACCCCCGGCGCCGGCAAGACCACCTTCGCGCTCCAGATCGCGGCCGGGCTGCTCTCCGAGGGCACCGTGCGCCGCGTGACCGTGGTCGCCCCGACCGAGCACCTGAAGACCCAGTGGGCCGACGCCGCGGCGCGCGTGGGCATCTCCCTGGACCCCAACTTCTCCAACTCCCAGGGCACCCACGGCTCCCACTACCAGGGCGTGGCGCTCACCTACGCCCAGATCGGCATGCACCCGGCCCTGCACCGCGCCCGCACCGAGGCGGACCGCACCCTGGTGATCCTCGACGAGATCCACCACGCCGGCGACTCCCGCACCTGGGGCGACGGCGTGCGCGAGGCCTTCGACCCGGCCACGCGGCGCCTGGCCCTGACCGGCACCCCGTTCCGCTCTGACGACTCCCAGATCCCCTTCGTCACCTACGAGGAGGACGGCGAGGGCTTCCTGCGCTCCAAGGCGGACTACACCTACGGCTACGGCGAGGCGCTGCGCGACCACGTGGTGCGCCCCGTGCTGTTCATGACCTACTCGGGGCGCATGCACTGGCGTACCAAGACCGGCGACGAGGTCTCCGCCCAGCTCGGCGCGCTGGAGACCAAGGACATCACCCAGCAGGCCTGGCGCACCGCGCTGGACCCCAAGGGGGAGTGGATCCAATCGGTGCTCTCCGCCGCGGACCGGCGCCTGACCGAGGTGCGCCGCCACGTGCCCGACGCCGGCGGTCTCGTCATCGCCACCGACCAGAAGGCCGCCCGCGCCTACGCGGCGACGCTGAAGGACCTGTGCGGCCAGGAGCCCACGGTCGTCCTCTCCGACGACGCCGGCGCGAACAAGCGCATCGAGGAGTTCTCCGCCTCCGACGACCGCTGGATGGTCGCGGTGCGCATGGTGTCCGAGGGCGTGGACGTGCCCCGCCTGGCCGTCGGCGTCTACGCCACCTCGACCTCGACGCCGATGTTCTTCGCGCAGGCCGTCGGCCGCTTCGTCCGCTCCCGCACCCGCGGCGAGACCGCGAGCGTCTTCCTGCCCACCGTCCCGATCCTCATGGCCCACGCCGCCGCGCTCGAGGCCGAGCGGGACCACGTCCTGGACCGTCGCCCCAAGGGCGGGGACGAGGAGACGGGCCTGGACGAGGGTCTCGTCGAGCAGGCCAACCGCACCGAGCGCGCCTCCGACCAGCTGGAGATGAGCTTCGAGGCGCTGGAGTCCGAAGCATCGTTCGACCGGGTCCTCTTCGACGGCGGCGAGTACGGCGCGGGCGGCATGGTCGGCTCGGAGGACGAGCAGGAGTTCCTCGGCATCCCGGGCCTGCTCGATGCGGACCAGATGCGCGTCGTGCTCCAGCAGCAGCAGGCGCAGCAGCAGGCCCGACGCCAGAAGAACGGCACGGCCGACCGCCCGCAGACCCCGGGCGTGGTCGACCACCGCCGCCTCATGGACCTGCGCAAGGAGCTCAGCTCCTTGGTCTCCGCCTGGGCGAAGAAGTCCGGGACCCCGCACGGCGCCGTCCACAACACCCTGCGCTCCCGCTCCGGCGGACCCGCGGTCGCGCAGGCCAGCGCCGAGCAGATCGAAGAGCGGATCTCGATCGTGCGCGGCTGGTTCGTCGGCCGCCGCTGA
- a CDS encoding nicotinate phosphoribosyltransferase, producing the protein MTSSLLTDLYELTMVEAAREAGTASRRCVFEVFTRSLPEGRRYGVLAGTGRVLDAIADFRFDDADLRYLRGTGALKEETLEHLREYRFEGDVHGYAEGELFFPTSPVLRIEGTFENAVLLETVVLSILNHDSGVASVGSRMTTAARGRPCIEMGGRRVHEDAAIAAARAAYLVGFASTSNLAAGAHYRIPVAGTSAHAFTLLFDTEEDAFRAQLTSQGKGTTVLVDTYDVETAVRTAVEIAGPELGAVRLDSGDLEAQAGDLRELLDSLGATSTRITATGDLDEYRVEELADAPLDGYGIGTRLVTGGGHPAPGFVYKLVEREGSDGQMHPVGKQSENKATLGAGKAAYRLLVGGKARAELVLPGEAEVAEFEQELTASLMSGTSSPDWAQTSLRPLQVPLLLGGEPVDDLRAPERLLAGRERHAASLAELGISADEGPDGPAAIPTVTDGPEAARILG; encoded by the coding sequence GTGACTTCTTCCCTGCTCACCGACCTCTACGAGCTGACGATGGTGGAGGCGGCCCGCGAGGCCGGCACCGCCTCGCGCCGCTGCGTCTTCGAGGTGTTCACGCGCTCCCTCCCCGAGGGGCGCCGCTACGGCGTGCTCGCCGGGACCGGCCGCGTGCTGGACGCGATCGCCGACTTCCGCTTCGACGACGCGGACCTGCGCTACCTGCGCGGCACCGGGGCGCTCAAGGAGGAGACCCTCGAGCACCTGCGGGAGTACCGCTTCGAGGGCGATGTGCACGGCTACGCCGAGGGCGAGCTGTTCTTCCCCACCTCGCCGGTGCTGCGCATCGAGGGGACCTTCGAGAACGCGGTGCTGCTGGAGACGGTGGTGCTGTCGATCCTGAACCACGACTCGGGCGTCGCCTCCGTCGGCTCGCGCATGACCACCGCCGCCCGCGGCCGGCCCTGCATCGAGATGGGCGGCCGGCGCGTCCACGAGGACGCCGCCATCGCCGCGGCCCGCGCCGCCTACCTCGTCGGCTTCGCCTCGACCTCGAACCTCGCCGCCGGCGCGCACTACCGCATCCCCGTCGCGGGCACCTCCGCGCATGCCTTCACCCTCCTGTTCGACACCGAGGAGGACGCCTTCCGCGCGCAGCTGACCTCCCAGGGCAAGGGCACCACGGTGCTGGTGGACACCTACGACGTGGAGACCGCAGTGCGCACGGCCGTCGAGATCGCCGGTCCCGAGCTCGGCGCGGTGCGCCTGGACTCCGGGGACCTCGAGGCGCAGGCCGGCGACCTGCGGGAACTGCTGGACTCCCTCGGCGCGACCTCCACCCGCATCACCGCCACCGGCGACCTGGACGAGTACCGGGTCGAGGAGCTGGCCGACGCACCGCTGGACGGCTACGGCATCGGCACGCGCCTGGTCACCGGCGGCGGGCACCCCGCGCCCGGCTTCGTCTACAAGCTCGTGGAGCGGGAGGGGTCCGACGGGCAGATGCACCCCGTCGGCAAGCAGTCCGAGAACAAGGCCACCCTCGGGGCCGGCAAGGCCGCCTATCGCCTGCTCGTGGGCGGGAAGGCCCGGGCCGAGCTGGTGCTGCCCGGGGAGGCGGAGGTCGCCGAGTTCGAGCAGGAGCTGACCGCCTCGCTCATGTCCGGCACCTCGAGCCCCGACTGGGCGCAGACCTCGCTGCGGCCGCTGCAGGTCCCGCTGCTCCTCGGCGGCGAGCCGGTGGACGACCTGCGCGCGCCCGAGCGGCTGCTCGCCGGGCGGGAGCGCCATGCGGCCTCCCTCGCGGAGCTCGGGATCTCGGCCGACGAGGGCCCGGACGGCCCCGCCGCGATCCCCACGGTGACCGACGGCCCGGAAGCCGCCCGGATCCTGGGCTGA
- the clpS gene encoding ATP-dependent Clp protease adapter ClpS: MPVDVPRAAPGTGTGTDVAPNSRTALETEGPWCTVVWNDPVNLMSYVVFVFRRYFGYSRVVAEQLMMQVHEEGRAIVSRGSREQAEKDVQAMHSYGLQATIEKAGED; encoded by the coding sequence ATGCCGGTGGATGTGCCGCGGGCCGCCCCGGGGACCGGGACGGGCACCGACGTCGCCCCGAACTCCCGCACCGCGCTGGAGACCGAGGGCCCCTGGTGCACCGTGGTCTGGAACGACCCCGTGAACCTCATGAGCTACGTGGTGTTCGTCTTCCGCCGCTACTTCGGCTACTCCCGGGTCGTCGCCGAGCAGCTGATGATGCAGGTCCACGAGGAGGGGCGCGCGATCGTGTCCCGCGGATCCCGTGAGCAGGCCGAGAAGGACGTCCAGGCCATGCATTCCTACGGCCTGCAGGCCACCATCGAGAAGGCGGGGGAGGACTGA
- a CDS encoding DUF2017 domain-containing protein, with protein sequence MAHAFRRRPDGTLACRLDGEEKAIIAQVAQETADLIRGDLGIEADGGALRRAAESEDPLRRLEAEFAGREARTPSDSAVRRLFPAASEDSELAAEYRRLGQRDLADGKLSDLRRVMTVLDSSGPAHGEVVLDEDDALVMLRALNDVRIVLADRLGLQRDGDFDTVRMLQQIGERVEGAGSTGDEEHVGSDVVIAVYELLSWLQESLLRALD encoded by the coding sequence ATGGCGCACGCATTCCGCCGCCGCCCCGACGGCACGCTCGCCTGTCGCCTGGACGGTGAGGAGAAGGCGATCATCGCCCAGGTCGCCCAGGAGACCGCCGACCTCATCCGTGGCGACCTCGGGATCGAGGCCGACGGCGGCGCGCTGCGCCGCGCGGCCGAGAGCGAGGACCCGCTGCGCCGGCTCGAGGCCGAGTTCGCCGGCCGCGAGGCCCGCACCCCCTCCGACTCCGCGGTGCGGCGCCTCTTCCCCGCCGCGAGCGAGGATTCCGAGCTCGCCGCCGAGTACCGGCGCCTGGGCCAGCGCGACCTCGCCGACGGCAAGCTCTCCGACCTGCGCCGCGTCATGACGGTCCTGGACTCCTCCGGCCCCGCGCACGGCGAGGTGGTCCTGGACGAGGACGACGCGCTCGTGATGCTGCGCGCCCTGAACGACGTGCGGATCGTGCTCGCCGACCGGCTCGGCCTCCAGCGCGACGGCGACTTCGACACGGTGCGGATGCTCCAGCAGATCGGCGAACGGGTCGAGGGCGCGGGGTCCACCGGGGACGAGGAGCACGTCGGCTCCGATGTCGTCATCGCGGTGTACGAGCTGCTGAGCTGGCTGCAGGAGAGCCTGCTGCGCGCGCTGGACTAG
- the murI gene encoding glutamate racemase gives MNNAPIGIFDSGVGGLTVARAVLDQLPQEELLYIGDTEHGPYGPRPIAEVRSLALKIMDELVAHGVKMLVIACNTASAAVLRDARERYDVPVIEVIQPAVRRAVAATRNGKVGVIATQGTVTSRAYEDAFAAAPDLQLVTQACPRFVEFVENGVVSGHEVLEVAEEYLAPVREAGVDTLVLGCTHYPMLAGPISYVMGPDVTLVSSAEETALDVFRQLNGADILRESSRSPRHVFSQTAVGEGSSHFARLSRRFLGPTLDMTGTMPVVSA, from the coding sequence ATGAACAACGCGCCGATCGGGATCTTCGACTCCGGGGTGGGTGGCCTCACCGTCGCTCGCGCCGTGCTGGATCAGCTGCCGCAGGAGGAGCTGCTCTACATCGGCGACACCGAGCACGGCCCGTACGGCCCCCGGCCCATCGCCGAGGTGCGCTCCCTCGCGCTGAAGATCATGGACGAGCTCGTCGCGCACGGGGTCAAGATGCTGGTCATCGCCTGCAACACCGCCTCCGCCGCCGTGCTGCGCGATGCTCGCGAGCGCTACGACGTGCCCGTCATCGAGGTGATCCAGCCGGCCGTGCGCCGTGCCGTCGCCGCGACCCGCAACGGCAAGGTGGGCGTGATCGCCACCCAGGGCACCGTCACGTCCCGCGCCTACGAGGACGCCTTCGCCGCCGCCCCGGACCTGCAGCTGGTCACCCAGGCCTGCCCCCGCTTCGTCGAGTTCGTGGAGAACGGTGTGGTCAGCGGCCACGAGGTGCTCGAGGTCGCCGAGGAGTACCTCGCCCCCGTGCGCGAGGCCGGGGTGGACACCCTCGTGCTCGGCTGCACCCACTACCCGATGCTCGCCGGCCCCATCAGCTACGTCATGGGCCCGGACGTCACCCTCGTCTCCTCCGCCGAGGAGACCGCGCTGGACGTGTTCCGCCAGCTCAACGGCGCCGACATCCTGCGCGAGTCCAGCCGCTCGCCGCGCCACGTCTTCTCCCAGACCGCCGTGGGGGAGGGCAGCAGCCACTTCGCGCGACTGTCCCGCCGCTTCCTCGGCCCCACCCTCGACATGACCGGCACCATGCCCGTGGTGAGCGCATGA
- a CDS encoding MBL fold metallo-hydrolase, whose amino-acid sequence MRVHVIGCSGSFAGPDGAASSYLIEQEDADGRTWRVLMDLGSGAFGPLQKLLDPAELDAVIISHLHPDHYLDLTGLEVFWAYHERTDLGQLPIHAPEPLAERLSAVLSREGHVPDGVTCSPFDYRVITDGHRFTIGPLEIEVREVVHPVEAYGFRVTSGDEVLAYSGDTDACPALDELARGADLFLCEAGYIEGRDDRFTGVHLTGRRAGESAARAGVGRLALTHIPAWTDPSVPLAEARAVHDGPITMVRPADILEVSR is encoded by the coding sequence ATGAGGGTCCACGTCATCGGCTGCTCCGGCAGCTTCGCAGGCCCCGACGGCGCGGCGTCCAGCTACCTCATCGAGCAGGAGGACGCGGACGGCCGCACGTGGCGGGTGCTCATGGACCTCGGCTCCGGCGCCTTCGGCCCGCTGCAGAAGCTGCTGGACCCCGCGGAGCTGGACGCGGTGATCATCTCCCACCTGCACCCCGACCACTACCTCGACCTCACCGGACTCGAGGTGTTCTGGGCGTACCACGAGCGCACCGACCTCGGTCAGCTGCCGATCCACGCCCCCGAGCCGCTGGCCGAGCGGCTCTCCGCCGTGCTCAGCCGCGAGGGCCACGTGCCCGACGGCGTCACCTGCTCCCCGTTCGACTACCGGGTCATCACCGACGGGCACCGCTTCACCATCGGGCCGCTCGAGATCGAGGTCCGCGAGGTCGTCCACCCCGTCGAGGCGTACGGCTTCCGCGTCACCAGCGGGGACGAGGTCCTCGCCTACTCCGGCGACACCGACGCCTGCCCGGCCCTGGACGAGCTGGCCCGTGGCGCGGACCTGTTCCTGTGCGAGGCCGGATACATCGAGGGCCGCGACGACCGCTTCACCGGCGTGCACCTGACCGGTCGACGCGCCGGCGAGTCCGCCGCCCGCGCCGGGGTGGGGCGTCTCGCGCTCACCCACATCCCCGCGTGGACCGATCCGTCGGTCCCGCTGGCCGAGGCCCGTGCCGTGCACGACGGCCCGATCACGATGGTCCGCCCGGCCGATATCCTCGAGGTGTCCCGCTGA